One Malaclemys terrapin pileata isolate rMalTer1 chromosome 21, rMalTer1.hap1, whole genome shotgun sequence DNA window includes the following coding sequences:
- the LOC128827371 gene encoding sialic acid-binding Ig-like lectin 14, which translates to MLRVLILTLLWRESLSQLPGFTLTVPPSVSVQEGLCVLVPCTFMYPASYDTKNSQSRLYRYWYKDQATGGYDPLVASNDPSRGVSQETQGRFRLAENPVRGDCSLQISDARWTDARRYFLRVEGDFSYNYRYSTDGTDLALTISVTQLTEEPEIQISLPRGLPGMLLAGELVTVICTAPGRCSGPPPRVTWTGPFSDTAQNISTQLANGTWAHSSALRFTPGLGDHGKELVCNVTYSSAQGPSTRRTIQLRVGCE; encoded by the exons ATGCTGAGGGTCCTGATCCTCACCCTGCTCTGGAGGG agtccctgtcccagctgcccGGATTTACCCTGACGGTGCCACCATCAGTGTCAGTGCAGGAAGGTCTCTGCGTTCTGGTCCCCTGCACGTTCATGTACCCAGCCTCCTATGACACTAAGAATTCCCAGTCCCGGCTCTACAGATACTGGTACAAGGATCAGGCCACTGGGGGCTATGATCCGCTCGTGGCCAGCAATGACCCCAGCCGGGGGGTGTCGCAGGAGACCCAGGGCCGATTCCGGCTGGCGGAAAATCCCGTGCGCGGCGACTGCTCCCTGCAAATCAGCGACGCCCGATGGACGGATGCGCGGAGATATTTCCTTAGAGTCGAGGGAGACTTTAGCTACAATTACCGCTACAGTACAGATGGCACTGACCTTGCGCTCACGATCTCCGTGACAC AGCTGACGGAGGAGCCAGAGATCCAGATCTCACTGCCGCGGGGGCTGCCAGGGATGCTGCTGGCTGGGGAGTTGGTGACTGTGATCTGCACGGCCCCTGGGCGCTGCTCCGGGCCCCCTCCCCGAGTCACCTGGACGGGGCCGTTCAGCGACACAGCCCAGAACATCTCAACCCAGCTGGCAAATGGCACCTGGGCCCACAGCTCCGCGCTCCGTTTCACGCCCGGCCTGGGGGACCACGGCAAAGAGCTCGTCTGCAACGTCACCTACAGCTCAGCACAGGGACCTTCCACCCGCAGAACCATCCAGCTCCGCGTGGGCTGTGAGTGA